DNA from Gramella sp. MAR_2010_147:
AGGATCCCTACAAAAGAACCAGCCATAAGAAGAGAAGCCGCTAATGGTGGTCGCCAGCCTCTATTAACTAATTTCTTCATCCAGCCCTTTAATATCACGTATAAGGTTACCGCCCCCAGAACTCCAGAGAGATATGGCAAAGTTTCTCTTACAATTAAGACCGTTAAAAAAAGCACGAGTAGCAGGACAAAAATTTGTCTGACTAAGGATGGTTTAAGTCTATCCATTTTTTGGCTGGTTGGTTTGTAAACTTAAAAAAACTATACGGCAAAAAGCTGATCCATATTTTTGAAAGCTTTGAATTCTAAAGCATTTCCGCAGGGATCCTTAAAAAACATCGTTGCTTGTTCGCCCGGCTTTCCTTCAAATCGAATATAGGGTTCTATCACAAAATCAACATTTTTACTCTTTAATAACTTCGCAAATTCCTGAAATACATCCCATTGTAATACAACACCAAAATGTGGTACCGGTACCTCTTTTCCATCTACAGGATTTGATGTTGCGGCCTTAGTTTCTTGAGGATCCTGGTAATGAATCACCAGTTGATGACCAAAGAAGTTGAAATCAACCCAATGATCGCTACTGCGACCTTCGCCACAACCAAGGGTCTCTTTATAGAATTTTCTACATTTCTGAAGGTCGGAAACAGGGATGGCAAGGTGAAATGGTTGTACTTTCATGCTGTAAATATTAATTCTGGACACTATTAAAGATAAGATAATCGATCTTATTCAAGAATCTAAAATTAACAAGAACTATGTACAAATACTCAAGCTTACGAGCTAATTCTCTGTTAAGATTTAGACTTGCGAGGTCTTTTCCCTTTTCGTGAAGTTGGTTTAATAGGAGTTTCAATTTTAGAACCTTCTTCAGTTTTGGTAGATTCACCGGTTAGACCATTAATGGTTTTTAATTCATCTGGAGTTAAATCCCGCCATTGTCCTACAGGTATATCAAGAGAAACATTCATGATTCGTACTCTTTTCAGGGCGGTAACTTCATAGTCTAAATATTCACACATTCGGCGAATTTGCCGGTTTAGTCCCTGAGTTAAGATAATTCTGAAGGAATGATGACCAAGCTTTTCTACTTCGCAGTCCCGGGTTACCGTATCCAGGATGGGAATTCCCGACGACATTTTTTTTATGAAATCTGAAGTGATCGGTTTATTCACAGAAACTACGTATTCCTTTTCATGATTGTTCCTGGCCCGAAGAATTTTATTCACAATATCACCATCGTTGGTCAGAAAAATAAGGCCTTCACTAGGTTTGTCAAGTCGGCCAATAGGGAAAATTCGTTTAGGATAATTTATGTAATCTATAATATTGTCCTTTTCCACCCGGGTATCGGTGGTGCAAACGATACCAACAGGTTTGTTGAAAGCGATGTACACATTAGGTTCTTTCAGTTCTTCTTTGGAAACAGGTTTGCCGTCTACTTTTAC
Protein-coding regions in this window:
- a CDS encoding VOC family protein encodes the protein MKVQPFHLAIPVSDLQKCRKFYKETLGCGEGRSSDHWVDFNFFGHQLVIHYQDPQETKAATSNPVDGKEVPVPHFGVVLQWDVFQEFAKLLKSKNVDFVIEPYIRFEGKPGEQATMFFKDPCGNALEFKAFKNMDQLFAV
- the rluF gene encoding 23S rRNA pseudouridine(2604) synthase RluF, coding for MAEEVRINKYLSQLGYCSRRAADKLIDQGRITINDKVPEMGTKVTPGDLVKVDGKPVSKEELKEPNVYIAFNKPVGIVCTTDTRVEKDNIIDYINYPKRIFPIGRLDKPSEGLIFLTNDGDIVNKILRARNNHEKEYVVSVNKPITSDFIKKMSSGIPILDTVTRDCEVEKLGHHSFRIILTQGLNRQIRRMCEYLDYEVTALKRVRIMNVSLDIPVGQWRDLTPDELKTINGLTGESTKTEEGSKIETPIKPTSRKGKRPRKSKS